From the genome of Colwellia psychrerythraea 34H, one region includes:
- a CDS encoding GGDEF domain-containing protein: protein MYNAQLGIGILKYVNTMTKYSALLVLFLFSMIANSINAQPFVALDNRNKIELNEHDLWFKTQSLDTNPSFLALSQLHQNANRVTSTFGGSGAYISKIKLTNTKGQKDTWFVNIHAVYLDIGTAYWQPEHGEPIVLESFGHMGSENPKLAHSQAFSLLLNQNESGTLWVYIQAKMFATPVVVELYSKKEFYKKQFITNSISTISFTVMMTLALIAFFIYLRTKYLVTLACTGYIGIQGLGWFTASGSFGHLLTVSAFNPVYSGIIIFPFAIASASQFTKLLFNCPQKHPKLTLTFNLLSIVCFSLGIIMPFIPFTQSFLISHIIATIWIPLCIGTGIFMLAKNDFRAKYYLIGNLVYGFTLAGYILSHLYKIDWNISLEVIVQIALTIDCMCILLSLSEWLQIQQKEFHRSYAISRIDPLTQIGNRFAQNEKLASLKGPYCITFIDLDGFKKINDKLGHEEGDKVLIATANIMQKKLQELGSIYRCGGDEFIWVVDIENVQQTEAIITKLSDLLLQTEKELQHRGWSEAGLSFGIATSFETLNQSECLSLADQRMYKYKQDKKSIKGLAACS, encoded by the coding sequence ATGTATAACGCTCAACTAGGTATTGGCATCCTAAAATACGTTAACACTATGACAAAATACTCTGCATTACTTGTTCTTTTCTTATTCTCAATGATCGCCAATTCTATCAATGCACAACCCTTTGTAGCATTGGATAATCGAAATAAAATTGAATTAAATGAACATGACCTTTGGTTTAAAACTCAGTCCCTCGACACCAATCCTAGCTTTTTAGCATTAAGTCAATTGCACCAAAATGCCAATAGAGTCACGTCTACGTTCGGCGGTAGTGGCGCTTATATTTCAAAGATTAAATTAACCAATACCAAAGGTCAAAAAGATACTTGGTTTGTTAATATTCATGCGGTTTACTTAGATATAGGGACAGCTTATTGGCAACCTGAACATGGCGAACCAATAGTATTAGAAAGCTTCGGCCACATGGGAAGTGAAAATCCAAAGCTGGCTCATTCACAAGCTTTTTCTTTGCTATTAAACCAAAACGAAAGTGGTACGCTTTGGGTTTATATTCAAGCTAAAATGTTTGCAACACCCGTCGTGGTAGAACTTTACAGTAAAAAAGAGTTCTACAAAAAACAGTTTATAACCAATAGTATCTCCACAATTTCATTTACAGTAATGATGACGCTAGCCTTAATCGCTTTCTTCATTTACCTCAGAACCAAGTATTTAGTTACCTTGGCTTGTACCGGGTATATTGGCATACAAGGCCTAGGTTGGTTTACTGCATCAGGAAGCTTTGGCCATTTATTGACTGTGTCTGCATTTAATCCTGTTTATAGCGGCATCATTATCTTTCCTTTTGCTATCGCCTCTGCCAGCCAGTTCACTAAGTTGCTGTTTAACTGCCCTCAAAAACACCCTAAGTTGACCTTAACATTTAACTTACTATCAATAGTCTGCTTTAGTTTAGGTATTATTATGCCTTTTATCCCCTTTACGCAGAGCTTCTTAATATCGCATATCATCGCAACTATATGGATTCCTCTTTGTATTGGTACCGGTATATTTATGCTCGCTAAAAATGACTTCAGGGCGAAGTATTACTTAATAGGCAACCTTGTATATGGTTTCACTTTAGCTGGCTATATTTTATCTCACCTCTATAAAATTGACTGGAATATTTCACTCGAAGTGATTGTGCAAATTGCATTAACTATTGATTGTATGTGCATTCTGCTTTCTTTATCAGAGTGGCTGCAAATTCAACAAAAAGAGTTTCATCGCAGTTATGCTATTTCTCGTATCGACCCATTAACGCAAATAGGCAACCGTTTTGCTCAAAATGAAAAGCTGGCTAGTTTAAAAGGCCCCTACTGCATCACTTTCATTGACCTTGATGGGTTTAAAAAAATTAATGACAAACTCGGCCATGAAGAAGGCGATAAAGTGCTCATTGCTACAGCCAATATAATGCAAAAGAAACTGCAAGAACTTGGATCTATATATCGCTGTGGTGGTGATGAATTTATTTGGGTAGTCGATATTGAAAATGTGCAACAAACCGAAGCGATAATCACGAAATTGTCTGATCTACTGCTTCAAACAGAAAAAGAGCTACAGCACAGAGGATGGAGCGAAGCTGGGCTTAGTTTTGGTATTGCCACCAGTTTTGAAACGCTAAATCAATCAGAGTGTTTATCACTAGCTGACCAACGAATGTATAAATACAAACAGGATAAGAAATCAATAAAGGGTTTGGCTGCATGTAGTTAG